The following nucleotide sequence is from Pseudarthrobacter psychrotolerans.
TTCCGGCGGGGTTCCCGCCTCGTAGATGTCCGCGGCCACGCCGAGTTTGCGGAAAATCTCCATGGAACGCTGGTTGACGACGTGCGCCTTGGGCAAGGTGGACGTTCCGGGCAGGGCACTGACCAGCAAATGCTCAATGCCCAGATCGGACAGGAGCATCGAAGCCGTAAGTCCGGCCCCTCCTCCACCGACAATAAGGACGGGAACTTCGATATCTGACACTGAATCCTCCACGCTGAGTAAGTGATCTCGGGCACGTTTCGTGCCACCGCCATCCTTTCCCAGTTTTAACCACTAATCAAGAGATTATCGAGAATTTATTGACATTCCGAGAATCCTGGGTTCTGATGGAGGCTGGAGCCGGTGCCAGAATCCCGGTCATCTGCCTTCGATGAAAGGGACAACGATGTCGACCAATGAGCAGTCCAACTACCTGCGCAATCCCAAGCCGCGGCCAATCACGGCACCCAAGCTGCATCATGCAACCTTCATGACGATGGATGTGGACGCCATGGTGCACTTCTACGAACTGGTCTGCGGCCTTCAACCGGTGTACTACTCCTCGCACGCCGCCTGGCTCACCAACGATGAAGCCAACCACCGCATCGCGCTCCTGCGCCTGCCCGGCACCAAGCCGCCGGTGGACAAGCCCCACACCGCAGGCCTGCACCATACGGCGTTCGAGTACGCCACGTTTGACCAGTGGCTGGATAACTACGAGCGTCTCCGCGACCAGGGCATCCTCCCGGCGGTGTGCCTGGACCACGGCATGACCATGTCCATGTACTACGTGGATCCTGACGGCAACGGTATCGAAATCCAGGTGGATAACTTCGGGGACTGGGGCCTGTCCAAGGAATGGATGTGGGCAGCGCAGGAATTCTCCGAAGACCAGGTAGGCCCCCAGTTTGATCCGGAGAAGCTGGTCCAGGCCCGCAGGGACGGCCTCGACGGCGACCAGATCCACAAGAGCGCCTATGCGGGAAAGTACCGGCCGGACAATGAGAGCCCCGACATGTCCTTCCCGGACCCTTGGCCAGCCCGGATCGCGGCCAATCCGGCCCTCGCGGACGGCGTCCCCTTCCCACCCAGCGCCGACGTCGCGCCGGGAATCGACTAGAAGGGCTGCTGACAATGCGCATCGCTAACCTCAAAGGCCGTTCAGTCCTCCTCAAGGCGGGCAAAGCCCTCGACATCGAACGGGCCAGTCACGGCGCCTTCGCTGCAGATCCCCTGTCCGTCTACCAGGACTGGGACGCATTCCGAAGCTGGGCGGACGGTGCTGACTACTCCGCCGCCGAGCCCTTCAACGAGGACCACCTTTGTGCTCCCGTTCCCAACCCGCGGCAGATCTTTGCCATCGGCCTCAACTACAAGGACCACGCCGACGAGGCCAGCCTTCCATACCCGGAGCACCTCATCGTCTTCACCAAGTTCCAGTCCTCGCTGGCCGGGCCAAATGTGACGGTGGACCTCCCCTCCGACAGCGTTGACTACGAAACCGAACTCGTCGTCGTTGTCGGCAAAGAAGGCTACAAAGTTGCCGAGGAGAAGGCCTGGGACCATGTTGCGGGGCTGAGCCTTGGCCAGGATTACAGCGAGCGTGTTGTGCAGCGCCGCGGTCCGGCCGCCCAGTTCAGCCTCGGCAAGTCGTACCCGAACTTCGCACCGTTCGGGCCCGCCGTGGTCACCACGGATGAACTTGACGACAAGAATTCACTCCGTATTTCCGCGGTTCTTGAAGGTCCCGGGGTGGAAGGCCGATGGACAGTCCAGGACGGCAATACGCGCGACCTGATCTTTTCAGTGCCGCGGATCGTCTCGGACCTTTCCCAGGTGGTGACCCTGCAGCCGGGGGACCTCATCTTCACCGGGACGCCCGCCGGGGTGGGAATGTCGCACGGCATTTTCCTCAAGTCCGGCAACGTCCTCACCAGCACCCTTGAGGGTATTGGGTCCATCCGTAATCAGTTCGCCTAACGGCTTTCTGTAGTACCAGCACAATCCAGGAAGGGCAACGATGCCTCCAGAAGTCCAGGCCCAGGCCGTCACCGTCCCGCCGGTGATGTGGGCTCCCAGTCCGGAACAGCGCGAGTCGACCCGGCTCTGGGACTTCATGGAGCACGTCTCCCGGGACCGGGGCATCGGCCTGTCCACGTACCGCGAGGTGTGGCAGTGGTCCGTAGACGAGCTGGGTGACTTCTGGGCCGCCGTCACCGAATACTTCCATGTGATAGGCGACGGACTCGACGGGCCGGCCCTGGCCGAGGAGCGGATGCCCCGCGCCCGTTGGTATCCGGACGGCAGGCTCAACCTGGCCGAGAACATCTTCCGTCGCAGCAACAGAGGCAAGCAGAGACGTACGACGGCGGTGCTCACCGTTGAGGAGGACGATTCCAGCCGTTCGCTCAGCTGGCAGGAATTTGAACGCCAGGTCGCGTCAATGGCCGCCGCGCTGAGGCGGCTGGGCGTGAAGCCCGGTGACCGCGTGGGCGCTGTCCTGCCCAACATCCCGGAGGCGCTGATCGGACTCCTCGCCGCCGCGAGCATCGGCGCTGTGTGGTCCATCAACTCCCCGGACCTCTCGGCCGAGGCCGGCCTGGACCGTTTACGCCAGCTCGAGCCAACGGTCTTGATCGGCGTGGACGGGTACCGGTTCAACGGCAAGGAAATTTCGAGGCTCGCTCAGCTGGCCGAGGTCGAGGCAGGGCTGCCTAGTCTTCGCCAGACAATCCTGGTCCGCTGCCTCAACCCTGGCCAGGAACCGGAGGCGGGCCGGCTTTCCTTTGACGAGCTATTGGCCGAGGACGCCGAACCGGACTACGAGCGGGTTCCGTTCGACCACCCGCTGTGGGTACTCTTTTCATCCGGCACCACCGGCGCACCGAAGGGAATCGTCCACTCCCACGGCGGCATGACCTTGGAGGCGCTGAAGGGTATCGGCCTGAATCAGGACGCCGGGCCGGGGGATCTGTACTACGTGGCCGCCAACACCTCCTGGATGGTGTGGAACACCCTGGTCAGCTACCTCGTCACCGGAGCCTCGGTGGTCACTTACTCCGGTTCGCCCACTCTGGCGCGCAAGGACAGGCAGTTCCAGATCCTGGCCAATACCGGCGCCACGGTGTTTGCCACCGGCGCTGCCTATCTGTCGCTGGTGGAGAAGTCCGGACTGGAACCGGGGCGGGAGTGGAACCTTACGAAACTGCGATTCATCATGTCCACGGGTTCGCCCCTTCCTGACTCGACGTGGCGTTGGGTCCACAGCCATGTCAAGGGCGACGTCCACCTCGGCTCCGACTCCGGCGGCACGGACATCTGTTCCGGGTTCATCGGTTCGAATCCGCTGGAGCCGGTCCACTTGGGCGAACTCCAGGGACCCCTGCTGGGCGTCGCGGTGGAGTCTTGGTCAGAAGCGGGGGAGCGGCTGATCGGCGGGATCGGTGAAATGGTCATCACGCGGCCCATGCCGTCCATGCCTGTTTTCTTCTGGGGCGACCAGGACGGATCCCGCTATTTTAATTCCTACTTCGCGAAGTTCCCGGGAGTCTGGACGCACGGTGACTGGATCACCGAGACCCCGCAGGGCTCGTTCATCGTCCATGGCCGATCTGATGCCACGCTGAACCGTGGTGGCGTTCGGCTGGGTACTGCGGACATCTACGCGGCTCTTGCCGACATCCCGGAGATCACAGATTCCCTCGTCGTCGGCGCCGAACAGCCGGACGGAGGTTACTACATGCCGCTCTTCGTGGTGCTCGCACCTGGAGCCGTCCTGGACGAGGTTTTGCAGGATCGCATCCGTTCGGCAATCCGCACCCGCTCCTCGGCCCGCCACGTGCCGGACGAAATCATCCAGGCGCCGGCCATCCCCGTCACGCACTCCATGAAACGGGTCGAGGTGCCGATCAAGAAGCTCTTCAGCGGGCTGGCTCCCCGGGACGCAGTCAGCGTGAAGGCTCTTGCCAACCCCGAGGCGATGGACTGGTTCGTCACCCAGGCAAACAACTTTCGCGAGGCCGGCAACAGTGGGATCATTGAATAAATCAACGACCTAGCCGGCTCGACGCCCGAAAGGCACCATGACACTTCAGGTAAATGACGCCATCGAAGGCGCTGGCGAGCCGTCCACGCGGCTGGCGGAATCCACCATCAGCAACGATATGGGCTTCCTGCTGGCCAAGCTGCACGCAGCAGGGTCCTTGCTTAACAATGCCGCCCTTGCGGAGTTCGGGCTGAAGGAACGTTCCTATTCCGTGCTGGCGCTGGCGTGCGGCAATCTGGGACCGACCCAGCGGGAACTGGCGGACTTCCTCAGCCTTGACCCCAGCCAGATTGTGGCCCTCATCGACGAACTCGAACAGCGTGGCCTGGTGGAAAGGAAACCAGGAATCGCGGATCGCCGGCAGAAAATCGTGACCGCCACTTCCGAGGGGCATCGGATCCACGCCGCTGCCCGGAAAGCAGCCCAGGGGGCGGAAGTTGCGCATTTGAGCATGCTTACAGACCAGGAGGTGGCCTCCCTCCGGGCTATCCTCCGCAAGTCCGTCTGGGGCGACCCCATCTAAACACCTGCGCGAACGGCCACTTGAGCCCCTGCGCGTAGGCTTAAGCCATGTCGGAACCCGAATTTATTGAAGCCAAAATCCCTCAACCGGGATTCACTGTCGAAACCGCGAAAGTCCTGGCCGAGGTGGCCCACAACCGGCAGAAGGACAAGCTCAAGCGCCCTTACCGTGACCATGTGATTGCGGTAGGTGATGCCCTGGCAGATTTCGACGACGATATCCGGATTGCCGGTTACCTGCATGACATTGCCGAGGACACTCCCATCACGCGGCAGGCGCTGCTGGATATGGGCGTTTCCGAGCGGGCAGCGGACATCATCGAGCGGGTTACCAACCGGCTGCACGATAATCCCGATGACTATCAGGCCGGAATGCACTTCATCGCCGAGGACCACGATGCGGCACTGGTGAAGATCGCGGACAACGCCCACAATTCGCTGCCCGAACGGGTGCGGGCTCTGGCCGCGAAATGGCCGGACAAGCCGCCCGTCACCAAGTACCGGGATGCGCGTCCGGTGCTGTACGCCGCCGTCGACGTCGAGGAAGTCCGCATGATCCTTGCGCGGGTTAATCCCTGGCTGCTGGACGAGTTGAACGACAGGCTCGACGACGAAGACGACACGGACTACGAGAATCTGACGTACGACGAGGCTCCAGTCGTCGAGCCCGACCCGGTTGTTGAGCCTGTCGATCAGGCCGACGCCACTACGGGCCAGGAGAAGTAGCCTCGGCTTCGAGTTTCGCCAACGCAGCGTTCACACGCTCAGCGCCGCGCCGCTCATCGATGACAATCGAAGCCCCCAGTGCCAACACGATGACCAGCAGGCATACCGGGACCGAAACCCCGGCTGCCGCCAGGCCGATGGATCCGGCGAGGGCCACCATTATGGCGGCGGCGACCGCCAGCACAGTCCGGTCCCGGCCCATCATGATGCTGAACAGCCAGGTCAGGGCGAGTTTGAACAGTGCCACCGGTACCGCGACGCTGGCCACAGCAACCGCACCGCTGATGTGTGCCTGGTGGTCAATATAGTAGGCGACCACGTGCAGTCCGGCCCCCGTTGCCGCAATGGCCGCGAAGATGGGGATGTGCCCGTAGCCGAAGTGGTATGACTTGTGCCGACGGAGGTGAAGGGCGCGTCCGGCGGGAAGCATGAAATAGATCCACCACATCGCGAAGGCCAGCGCCGTGCCACCGAAGCCGACGAGGGCGGCGTCGATGCTCCAGCCGTGGTTGGCGACAATGGCACGAAGGGTTTCTATCGCGCCGATCAGGCATTCTCCCAGAGCGATGATGGCGAGGAGGCCGTAGCGCTCGGCGATGTGGTGCGCGTGCCAGGGCGTCTTGGCCTTCCGTTCGGCGACGTACGGCGTGGCCATTTCAAGCACAACCAACGGCGCCGTTATGAGGAAGGTGGTGGCGACGTCGGCCTCGATGATCAGCACAGCGACCCAGCCCAGTTGCACCACAGCGAGGTACTGGGCGTAGCGGAGGCAGGTTTCACGTCGGTCCGGGTCCTGCCTGGACGCGCGCACCCACTGGGTCACGAGCGCCAGACGCATGAGCACATAGCCTCCGACGATCACCCGGTTGTCGACGTGGTGTCCTTCGACGATGGAGTGAAACAGCGGCTCAATGCCCATCGCCAGGATCAGGACGCCAACAATCTGGACCATGGTGACCAGCCGGAATACCCAATCGTCGGTGTCGTAGGCGCTGGCGAACCACGTGAAATTGATCCACGCCCAGATCACGGCGAACATCGCGAAGGAGAATCCGAGCAGTCCGGCGCCGAAGTGGGCTTCCGCGATCTCGTGGGCGAACTGGCTGCCGGCCACACCGAAGGCAATGACAAACGTCAGGTCGAAAAAGAGTTCCAGCGGGGTGGCGGCCCGGTGCTTCTCATGCGGATCCCGGCCGCCCATGCGGGAGAAGGCATGCCGGAGGGGTTGGATGACATGGGTCAAAGATTACCGCCAGGGCCGTGGCCGGCTCCAGAGCCCTGTTGCCTTCCTTCCAGTTCGCGCCCTGGGCCGGGGAGCTTAGACCCGCCCCAACGCGTCGATGTCCTCAAGGAACTGCTCGTGGACCTCCTGGCTGACGGTGGTCCGCGTATCACCGATCGTGAAGAGATAGTCCTCCGTGCAGGGCCCTTTCCGGACCGCCTCGCGGACTGAAGCGTTGCCGCCGGAAGCCGCACCGCCGTCGTCGTACACTGCCTTTTCCAGCGCACGCTGGGAGGCGCTGCGGGCGGCGTACTCAATGTCCGCGGGGGAGAAGCCCTCGGTCCGTTCCACCAGGAGCTCCACGTCCACGTCGTCCACCACGGCGGCCGGGATGAAGCGCTGCCACATGGCTTCGCGGGCCTGGCGGTCCGGTAGGCCGATGGGGATGACATAGTCGAACCGGCCGTGCCGCAGGAAGGCGGTGTCCAGCGCGCGGATGAAGTTGGTGGCGCACACCAGCAGGCGGCCGGGCTGTTCGCGGAACGCCGGGATGATCTTCAGGAGCTCGTTGGTGACGCCCTGCAGGGGCGACGGCGGTTCACCCGAACGCTGGGACGCGATCTCTTCCACCTCGTCGATGAACACCACGCAGTGTTCCAGCTCCGCGATCTCCAGGAACGTTTCGCGCAGGGCGCCGGCAAGGCCTTTGGGATCGGACGCGAGCCGGGACGGGAAAACCTCCACGAACGGCCACTCGAGCCGGGACGCGATGGCCTTCGCAAACGTGGTCTTGCCGGTGCCGGGAGGACCAAACAGCACCACGGCGCGCGGCGGCACCACACCGTATTCATCGGCGAGGTCGGCCTCTGCGAGGGGCAGGACCAGCCGGCGCTCCAGGAGTTCCTTTTCCTTGCGCATGCCGGCCACGTTCTCCCACAGGTCACGGGCCAAAATACGGCCGCCCAGCTGGCCCAGCGCGCCCAGCTCCTGCCGCTGGACGGGGATGGTCCGCTCGAAATAGCGCAGGTTCTTTTTGAGCGCGAAGCCGCGGCTGAGGAACGCCTCCACCCGGGTCTCCGCCTCCGGCATCAGTGCCGAGAGCTTGTTGAGGCCGTGCGGGGCCATCCGGTTTTCGACGGCTGCGAGCAGCGACGTGCCGATCCCGCGCCCGCGGTATTCCGGCAGCGTGGCCAGGAAGACGATCCAGCCCTGGTCGTGTGCGGCGCGTCCGACGGCGGCGCCCACCACCTGATCGCCCTGCACCGCCACCACCGCGTGG
It contains:
- a CDS encoding VOC family protein — translated: MSTNEQSNYLRNPKPRPITAPKLHHATFMTMDVDAMVHFYELVCGLQPVYYSSHAAWLTNDEANHRIALLRLPGTKPPVDKPHTAGLHHTAFEYATFDQWLDNYERLRDQGILPAVCLDHGMTMSMYYVDPDGNGIEIQVDNFGDWGLSKEWMWAAQEFSEDQVGPQFDPEKLVQARRDGLDGDQIHKSAYAGKYRPDNESPDMSFPDPWPARIAANPALADGVPFPPSADVAPGID
- a CDS encoding fumarylacetoacetate hydrolase family protein; this encodes MRIANLKGRSVLLKAGKALDIERASHGAFAADPLSVYQDWDAFRSWADGADYSAAEPFNEDHLCAPVPNPRQIFAIGLNYKDHADEASLPYPEHLIVFTKFQSSLAGPNVTVDLPSDSVDYETELVVVVGKEGYKVAEEKAWDHVAGLSLGQDYSERVVQRRGPAAQFSLGKSYPNFAPFGPAVVTTDELDDKNSLRISAVLEGPGVEGRWTVQDGNTRDLIFSVPRIVSDLSQVVTLQPGDLIFTGTPAGVGMSHGIFLKSGNVLTSTLEGIGSIRNQFA
- a CDS encoding acetoacetate--CoA ligase; protein product: MPPEVQAQAVTVPPVMWAPSPEQRESTRLWDFMEHVSRDRGIGLSTYREVWQWSVDELGDFWAAVTEYFHVIGDGLDGPALAEERMPRARWYPDGRLNLAENIFRRSNRGKQRRTTAVLTVEEDDSSRSLSWQEFERQVASMAAALRRLGVKPGDRVGAVLPNIPEALIGLLAAASIGAVWSINSPDLSAEAGLDRLRQLEPTVLIGVDGYRFNGKEISRLAQLAEVEAGLPSLRQTILVRCLNPGQEPEAGRLSFDELLAEDAEPDYERVPFDHPLWVLFSSGTTGAPKGIVHSHGGMTLEALKGIGLNQDAGPGDLYYVAANTSWMVWNTLVSYLVTGASVVTYSGSPTLARKDRQFQILANTGATVFATGAAYLSLVEKSGLEPGREWNLTKLRFIMSTGSPLPDSTWRWVHSHVKGDVHLGSDSGGTDICSGFIGSNPLEPVHLGELQGPLLGVAVESWSEAGERLIGGIGEMVITRPMPSMPVFFWGDQDGSRYFNSYFAKFPGVWTHGDWITETPQGSFIVHGRSDATLNRGGVRLGTADIYAALADIPEITDSLVVGAEQPDGGYYMPLFVVLAPGAVLDEVLQDRIRSAIRTRSSARHVPDEIIQAPAIPVTHSMKRVEVPIKKLFSGLAPRDAVSVKALANPEAMDWFVTQANNFREAGNSGIIE
- a CDS encoding MarR family transcriptional regulator, whose product is MTLQVNDAIEGAGEPSTRLAESTISNDMGFLLAKLHAAGSLLNNAALAEFGLKERSYSVLALACGNLGPTQRELADFLSLDPSQIVALIDELEQRGLVERKPGIADRRQKIVTATSEGHRIHAAARKAAQGAEVAHLSMLTDQEVASLRAILRKSVWGDPI
- a CDS encoding phosphohydrolase, yielding MSEPEFIEAKIPQPGFTVETAKVLAEVAHNRQKDKLKRPYRDHVIAVGDALADFDDDIRIAGYLHDIAEDTPITRQALLDMGVSERAADIIERVTNRLHDNPDDYQAGMHFIAEDHDAALVKIADNAHNSLPERVRALAAKWPDKPPVTKYRDARPVLYAAVDVEEVRMILARVNPWLLDELNDRLDDEDDTDYENLTYDEAPVVEPDPVVEPVDQADATTGQEK
- a CDS encoding low temperature requirement protein A, with protein sequence MGGRDPHEKHRAATPLELFFDLTFVIAFGVAGSQFAHEIAEAHFGAGLLGFSFAMFAVIWAWINFTWFASAYDTDDWVFRLVTMVQIVGVLILAMGIEPLFHSIVEGHHVDNRVIVGGYVLMRLALVTQWVRASRQDPDRRETCLRYAQYLAVVQLGWVAVLIIEADVATTFLITAPLVVLEMATPYVAERKAKTPWHAHHIAERYGLLAIIALGECLIGAIETLRAIVANHGWSIDAALVGFGGTALAFAMWWIYFMLPAGRALHLRRHKSYHFGYGHIPIFAAIAATGAGLHVVAYYIDHQAHISGAVAVASVAVPVALFKLALTWLFSIMMGRDRTVLAVAAAIMVALAGSIGLAAAGVSVPVCLLVIVLALGASIVIDERRGAERVNAALAKLEAEATSPGP
- a CDS encoding GNAT family N-acetyltransferase, whose protein sequence is MTNWRIRDFHSADLDGILHLWESLKASDVEPVYALSEVLASCEKDHAVVAVQGDQVVGAAVGRAAHDQGWIVFLATLPEYRGRGIGTSLLAAVENRMAPHGLNKLSALMPEAETRVEAFLSRGFALKKNLRYFERTIPVQRQELGALGQLGGRILARDLWENVAGMRKEKELLERRLVLPLAEADLADEYGVVPPRAVVLFGPPGTGKTTFAKAIASRLEWPFVEVFPSRLASDPKGLAGALRETFLEIAELEHCVVFIDEVEEIASQRSGEPPSPLQGVTNELLKIIPAFREQPGRLLVCATNFIRALDTAFLRHGRFDYVIPIGLPDRQAREAMWQRFIPAAVVDDVDVELLVERTEGFSPADIEYAARSASQRALEKAVYDDGGAASGGNASVREAVRKGPCTEDYLFTIGDTRTTVSQEVHEQFLEDIDALGRV